GGGCCGTTGCCCATGCGCCAGGAGACGACGACGGGGCCCAGGCCGAGGAGGACGTTCGGGAGGAAGACCAGGAGCAGCAGCGGGCCGAGGACCGGCGGGTCGGTGATGTCCACTTCGGCGAAGCGGTCGGCGGTCGCCGCGGTGAAGACGAGGGTCGCGACGTGGTAGCCCGCGAGCCCGACGAAGAACGCCAGGAAACCCCAGTGCGCCCTGCCGGTGTCCTGGGCCTGCTGTTCCTCCACTCGTCCGAACGTAGTGGTCCGGGGGGTGGGGGTACCGCACGAGGTCGTTCAAGATCACCCTGACGGCCGCAGCGGTGTGACCGGGCGCGGGAAGAATTGCGCCCGGAGCACCCTTTCGCCGGATTGTCGGTGGCCAGGCCGCCGGGTCGGGTCAGCGGCCGGGCCGGAACAGCGCCGGATCAGGCTGGCGCCGGATCGGGGCAGGCCGGCCGCCGGGTCGGGTCAGGTCGGGTCAGCTGTGGATCCGGCCGCGCAACATGACCAGCTTCGGGTGGCGCAGGGCGTCGAGGTCGGCCCGGGGGTCGGTGTCGTAGACCACGATGTCGGCCGCCGCGCCTTCCGTCAGCGACGGGAACCCCAGCCACTCGCGCGCGGCCCAGGAGGCGGCGCCGAGGGCCTGGGAGGGGGTCATGCCGACCCGCGTCAGGGCCTGGATCTCGTCCACGATCCGGCCGTGCTCGATACCGCCGCCCGCGTCGGTGCCCGCGTACACCGGAACGCCCGCCTCGACGGCCTTGGCGACCGTGTCGGTGTTCCGCGCGTACAGGTCCCGCATGTGCCGCTGGTAGGCCGGGTACCTCTCCGCGCCGGCCGCGATGGCCGGGAAGTTCTCGATGTTGATCAGGGTCGGCACCAGCGCGGTGCCGTGGCGGGCCATCCGGGCGATGGTGTCGTCGGTCAGGCCCGAGCCGTGCTCGATGCAGTCGATCCCCGCGTCGATCAGGGCGGGCAGGGCCTCTTCACCGAACACGTGCGCGGTGACCCTGGCCTTGTTCTCGTGCGCGACCTTGATCGCCTCGGTGAGGACGTCCTGGCTCCACAGGGGCGCCAGGTCACCGGTGTCGCGGTCGATCCAGTCGCCGACCAGCTTGATCCAGCCGTCGCCCTCGGCGACCTGCTCGGCCACCGCCGACGGCAGGTCGGCCGGGTCCTCGATCTCCACGCCGATGTACTTGATGTACCGCTTGGGCCGGGCCAGGTGCCTGCCCGCGCGGATGATGCGGGGCAGGTCGAGCCGCTCCTGCAACGGGCGGGTGTCCAGCGGCGAGCCGCAGTCCCGGATGAGCAGCGTGCCCGCCTGCCGGTCCGCCAACGCCTGGTCGACGGCCTCGGGCAGGTCCACCGCGCCCTTGGCGCCCAGGCCGACGTGGCAGTGCGCGTCCACCAGACCGGGCACGAGGTAGCCGCCGTCGACGACGGTGGTGGCGCCCGGCACCGGCCGGGTGCGGATGCGGCCGTTCACCACCCACACGTCCTGCGGGCCGTCACCCTCGGGGAGGACGACGCCCCGCAGGTGCAGGCCGGTCACTTGCCGAACTTCAGCTTCGACGGGTCGAAGCCGGGTGGCAGCTGGTCGAGCCCGCCCAGGCCGGGCGGGAGTTCGTTCGCGCCACCCTGCGGAGGCATACCGGGCATACCTCCGGGCATACCTCCGGGGAGCATGCCGGGGAACCCGCCGCGCATCTTCGGCGGCGTCGGGCCGCGGCCCTTCCCCTTCTTCCCCTTCTTGCCCTTGCCCTTGCGGTTGTTCTTGCCGCCGGCGCCGGGCAGGCCGAAGCGGCCGGCCATCTGGCTCATCATCTTGCGGGCTTCGAAGAAGCGGTTGACCAGGTCGTTCACGTCGCTGACCCGGACGCCCGAGCCGTTGGCGATGCGCAGCCGCCGGGACGCGTTGATCATCTTCGGGTCGTCCCGCTCGGCCGGGGTCATGCCGCGGATGATGGCCTGGACCCGGTCGAGGTGCTTCTCGTCCAGCCCGGCCAGCTGGTCCTTCATCTGGCCCGCGCCGGGCAGCATGCCCAGCAGGTTCGCGATCGGGCCCATCTTGCGCAGGGCGAGCATCTGCTCCAGGAAGTCCTCCAGCGTCAGCTGGCCGGAGCCCATCTTGACCGCGGCGGCCTCGGCCTGGTCCGCGTCGAACGCCTGTTCCGCCTGCTCGATCAGGGTGAGCATGTCGCCCATGCCCAGGATCCGGCTTGCCATCCGGTCCGGGTGGAAGACGTCGAAGTCCTCCAGCTTCTCCCCGTTCGAGGCGAACAGGATCGGCTGGCCGGTCACCTCGCGCACGCTGAGCGCCGCGCCACCGCGGGCGTCGCCGTCCAGCTTGGTGAGCACCACGCCGGTGAAACCGACGCCGTCGGCGAACGCGGTCGCGGTGTTGACCGCGTCCTGGCCGATCATCGCGTCGACCACGAACAGCACTTCGTCCGGCTGAACGGCGGCACGGATGTCCACCGCCTGCCGCATCATCTCCTCGTCCACGCCGAGGCGGCCCGCGGTGTCGACCAGCACGACGTCGTGCTGGGCCCGCTTGGCCTCCTCGATGCCCTTGCGGGCCACGTCGACCGGGTCGCCCACGCCGTTGCCCGGCTCGGGGGCGAACACGGGGACGCCCGCACGCTGGCCGACCACCTGGAGCTGGGTGACCGCGTTGGGCCGCTGGAGGTCGCAGGCCACCAGCATCGGGGTGTGACCCTGGCCCTTGAGCCACTTCGCGAGCTTGCCCGCCAGGGTCGTCTTGCCGGCGCCCTGGAGGCCCGCGAGCATGATCACGGTCGGCGGGGTCTTGGCCAGGTTCAGCCTGCGGGTCTCCCCGCCGAGGATGCCGACGAGCTCCTCGTTGACGATCTTGACGACCTGCTGGGCCGGGTTCAGGGCCTGGCTGACCTCGGCGCCCTTGGCGCGCTCCTTGACCTTCGCGATGAACGTCCGCACCACGGGCAGCGCGACGTCGGCCTCCAGCAGCGCGACCCGGATCTCGCGCGCGGTCGCGTCGATGTCGGCCTCGGTGAGCCGCCCCTTGCCCCGCAGGTTCTGCAGGACCGAGGTGAGCCGGTCGGAAAGGGTGTTGAACACGTTGCCGCCAGACCTCGCACGTCGTCGGTGGGTTTCCTCGTTTCCAGGGTAGCCGTCCCGTTCACGCCGGCGTCACCGACAGCCGCAGGTGGTCCCGGCGGGTCAGCAGGGTCAGGCCCTGCCAGCCGCGTGGCGGCACACCGGCGGCGAAGCGGGCGCGCAGCCCGGCCGCGCGGCGGACGTGCCGGGTGAACGACCGTGAGCGGATCAGCCTGCCCCGCTTGACCTGCCCGGACAGCGCCTCCTCCGGGCTGGCGTCGAGCCACAGGAAATGCCGAGGACGGTTGGTCAGCACGCCGACGGCGACCAGTCCGGCGCGGGTCGTAGGTCGGGTGGACGGTTCGTGGACCAGCAGTAGGCCGGTCGCGGTAATCGCGAACCACAGGATGCGGGCACGGTGCACGAAGTGCACCAAAGGTCGGTAGAGGCGGTACGGCACGGCCTTCGGGAAGAGGGCGCGCAGTCTGGTGCGCACCTGGTCGGAGTCCAACACGACGGCGGGCGCGCCACCCGTGTCGGCGGCGGCGAGCAGCGTGGACTTACCCGCTCCCGGCAGTCCGGCCAGCACGATCAGCGAGCGCGGCCTCACGGCGACAGCGGTCATCGCGTCCATACTAAAGAGACGTGCCGGACGACCACGAGTTCCGAGGCGACCGGAGGCGGCCCAACCCCTCGATGGGCCGCCTCCGGCCACGCGGTGGCGACACTCCCTCCGCCCCACCCCCAGTCGGGCGGACCCCCGTGCCATGACAGGAAGTCTGCCCCGGCACGGGGGTCCGGCGTCAGCGTGAGCACCCGCGGTGGGTTGTGCGTAGTGCTACGCAACCGCTCTGCGGGCTTCACCCCGCGGCGTTGAGGACCGCCTGTTCGATCTTGCGGCGGCGGGCGGCGTCCATGCCGTCGGGCACGGTGATGGCGAACGAGTCCACGACCGTGGAGCCCAATGTGGACACCCGCGCCCAAACGATGTCCACACCGGACTGTTCCAACGCGTCCGCGACCCGGTGCAGCAGTCCGATCCGGTCCGCCGCGCGCAGCTCCAGCACCACCGCGCCGGACGACTCGTCGTCGAACCAGAGCGCCTTCGGCGGCGGCGGGTCGGCCGGCGGGCCGCCGTAGTCGCGTTCCTTCGCGGCGAGCTTGTCGCCCAGCGCGAGGGTGCCGTCCACGGCCCTGCTGAGCTGTTCGCGCAGCAGGGTCACGTCCGGCAGGGAACCGAACCTGGGCGACACCGTGAACACGTCGACCGCAGCTCCCTCGTGCGAACGGAGGGTGGCGGCGTGCACTTCGAGGGAGTTGAGCGCCAGCACGCCGGCGGCCCTGGAGAGCAGCCCCGGACGGTCGGGCGCGACCACCGTGACGGTCGCCGCGTGGTCGGCCGGGTCGATCAGCACGTCCGGTCTGCCGCTGCTCAGCACGGCCTGCGCGAGGTCCTGCTGGCGTTGGTCCAACGGCTCCGGCTTGGGCAGCGGGTCGCCCGCCATCGCCGTCCGGCAGCGCGCCACCAGGTCGCGGATCAGCGACGCCTTCCAGTCCGACCAGACGCCGGGGCCGGTCGCCACCGCGTCCGCCTCGGCCAGCGCGTAGAGCAGTTCGAGCAGCACCGGGTCGCCGCCGAGGGTGTCCACCACGCGGCGCACGGTGGCCTCGTCCTCCACGTCACGGCGGGTGGCCGTGTGCGGGAGCAGGAGGTGGTGGCGCACCAGGGCGGTGAGCGTGGCGACGTCCTGCGGCCACAGGCCGAGCCGTTCGGCGATCTGGGTGGTGATCGCGGCGCCGACGACGGAGTGGTCCGCCTGCCTGCCCTTGCCGATGTCGTGCACCAGCGTGCCGAGCAGCAGCAGGTCGGGCCGGGACACCCTCGTCACCAGGCGGGCCGCGTGCGCGGTGGCCTGCACGAGGTGGCGGTCCACGGTCCACGTGTGCGCGGCGTCACGGGGCGGCAGGTCCCGCACCGCGCCCCACTCGGGGAAGAGCCTGCCCCACAGGCCGGTGCGGTCCAGCGCCTCGACCACGTCGATCAGGCCCGTGCCGCTGCCCAGCAGGGCCAGCAACTCCTCCCGGGCCTCCCTGGGCCACGGCTGGCGCAGCTCGGGAGCGGAGTCGGCGAGCTTGGCCAACGTGCCAGCGGCGATCGGGTGCTTGCTGCGTGCGGCGGCCGTGGCGACACGTAGTAGTAGGGCCGGGTCACGGCTGGGCATGGCGTCACGTGCCAACGCCACCTCGGAGCCGTGCAGCACCACGCCTTCGTCCAGCGGCCGTCTCGCCGGCGCGCGCCTGAGCGGGGAACGGGCGAACACACCCAGTCCACGCTTGGGCACGGCAGCGCGCGCTGTGCGCATCGCCACGTCCACCGCGTACACGATCGTGCGGGCCGCCGACGACATCGCGCGGGCCAGCATGAAGCGGTCCTGGAGCCCCAACGCGGTGGCGACCTCGTCGCCGTCCTGCGCACGGAGCACGTCCCGCGGCTTCCCGGCCACCCGGCGCAGCTCGGTGCGCACGTCCAGCAGCAGCTTGCGTGCCTCGTTGACCTCGGCGGACGGCCGGTCGGTCAGCTGCGCCGCGCTCAACGCGTCCAGCAGCGTGACGTCCCGCAGCCCGCCCCGGCCGTGCTTCAGGTCCGGCTCGACGCGGTGCGCGATCTCGCCGCTGCGCGCCCACCGCCGTGCCGCCGACTCCGACATCTCGTCCAGCCGCGTGCGCACCCCCGTGCGCCACGCCTGACGCGCGCTGTCCGCCAGCCGCTGGCTGATCACCTGGTCGCCCGCGATGTGGCGGATGTCCAGCAGCCCCAACGCGGTGCGCAGGTCACCGGCGGCGACGCGGAGCGCCTCGCCGACCGTGCGCACCGAGTGGTCCAGGCCGATGCCGGAGTTCCACAGCGGGTACCAGAGCTTCTCGGCGATCTGGTCCACGCCCTTGTGCCCGTTGTGCACCAAGAGCAGGTCCAGATCGGAATAGGGCACCAGCTCGCGCCTGCCCAGACCCCCCACGGCGACCAGCGCGACCCCACCGCCCGGTCCACCTACGCCCGCTTGCGCGGCGTGCGCGGTGAGCCAGAACTCGTGCAGGTCCACCAGCGCCTCGCGCAGCGACTCCCCCGTCAAACGGCGCCGACCTGGCGCGAGCAGCCGATCGCGTGCTCGCACCAGGTCGTCAGCCGTGACGACGGCCGTCTCGGCGTTCTCCATACGGCCGTCCCCCATTCCTACTCCGGAGCCCTATAGGGCATCCGAGCCGCGCTCCCCGGTCCGGACCCGGATGACGGTGTCGACCGGGGTGACCCAGACCTTCCCGTCGCCGATCTTGCCGGTGCGGGCGGCTTCCACGACGGCGTCGAGGGTCTTCTCCACGGCGGCGTCGTCCACCAGCACCTCGATCCGCAGCTTCGGCACGAAGTCGACGGCGTACTCGGCGCCGCGGTAGACCTCGGTGTGGCCCTTCTGCCTGCCGTAGCCCTGGACCTCGCTGACGGTCATGCCGAGCACACCCAGCTGCTCCAGGGATGCCTTCACGTCATCGAGGGTGAACGGCTTGATGATCGCGGTGACCAGCTTCATGACTTGTTGCTCCCCTCAAGGACCGCAGTGGCGCCGGCGGCGACACTGGGCTTGCTGCCGCCACGGGTGCCGAGGCCGCTGCCGAACTCGTAGGCGGTCTCGGCGTGCTCGGCCTCGTCGATGCCGCCCACCTCGGACTCCTCGTCGACCCGGAAGCCGACGGTGAGCTTGACCAGGTAACCCAGGATCAGGCTGAGGACGAAGGAGTACGCGAGCACGGCGAGCGCGCCCACGGCCTGCCGCCACAGCTGATCCACGCCGCCACCGTAGAAGAGGCCGTCGATGCCCGCAGGGGCGGCCGAGCTGGCGAAGAAGCCGATCAGGATGGTGCCGGAGAGCCCGCCGACCAGGTGCACGCCGACCACGTCGAGCGAGTCGTCGAAGCCGAAGCGGTACTTGAGGCTGACCGCCAGGGCGCACAGGGCGCCGGTGATCGCGCCGATGGCGATCGCGCCGAGCGGGGTGACCGAGGAACAGGCCGGGGTGATGGCGACCAGGCCCGCGACAATGCCGGACGCGGCGCCGAGCGTGGTGGCGTTGCCGTCGCGGACGCGTTCCACGACCAGCCAGCCGAGCATCGCGGCGCAGGTGGCGACCAGGGTGTTGACGAGGGTGACGCCGGCGGTGGCGTTGGCGCCGAGGGCGGAGCCCGCGTTGAAGCCGAACCAGCCGAACCACAGCAGACCCGCGCCGAGCACGACCAGGGGCAGGCTGTGCGGCTTCATCCGGTCCTTGGGCCAGCCGACGCGCTTGCCGAGGACGAGCGCCAGGGCGAGGCCGGCCGCACCGGCGTTGATGTGGACCGCGGTGCCACCGGCGAAGTCGATCGCGAGCAGGTCGTTGGCGATCCAGCCGCCCGGGTCGACGACGTTGCCGGCCTCGTCCTTGCCGTCGAAGTCGAACACCCAGTGCGCGACCGGGAAGTACACGAGCAGCGACCACAGGCCGGCGAACAGCAGCCAGGGCCCGAAGCGGGCACGATCGGCGATCGCGCCGGAGATCAGTGCCACCGTGATGATGGCGAACATCGCCTGGAAGGCGACGAAAACTGTGGTCGGGATCGTCCCGGCCAGCGATTCCTTGCCGAGCAGCCCGTCCAGGCCGAAGAACTCGAACGGCTTGCCCAGCAGGCCCGCGCCGACGTCACCGCCGAACGCCATGGAATAGCCGACCAGCACCCAGAGCACACCGACCACGGCGATTGCGCCCAGGCTCATCATCATCATGTTGAGCACACTCTTCGACCGGACCATGCCCCCGTAGAAGAAGGCAAGTCCCGGCGTCATCAACAGCACCAGTGCGGCACTGGTGAGCACCCAGGCGGTGTCCCCTGTATCCACGTCGACCTCCACTGCACGTCGGTTGCAGGGAGCATCGGGATGTCCTGTTTCACGCGGTTGCGCCCAAGGTTTCGCGCACGTGAACTGTCCGGCCCCTGGTGTTACAGCCAGGTTTCGCACGCTTGAAGCAGGTGCTTCAGCCTGCGACC
This is a stretch of genomic DNA from Saccharothrix ecbatanensis. It encodes these proteins:
- a CDS encoding metal-dependent hydrolase family protein; protein product: MTGLHLRGVVLPEGDGPQDVWVVNGRIRTRPVPGATTVVDGGYLVPGLVDAHCHVGLGAKGAVDLPEAVDQALADRQAGTLLIRDCGSPLDTRPLQERLDLPRIIRAGRHLARPKRYIKYIGVEIEDPADLPSAVAEQVAEGDGWIKLVGDWIDRDTGDLAPLWSQDVLTEAIKVAHENKARVTAHVFGEEALPALIDAGIDCIEHGSGLTDDTIARMARHGTALVPTLINIENFPAIAAGAERYPAYQRHMRDLYARNTDTVAKAVEAGVPVYAGTDAGGGIEHGRIVDEIQALTRVGMTPSQALGAASWAAREWLGFPSLTEGAAADIVVYDTDPRADLDALRHPKLVMLRGRIHS
- the ffh gene encoding signal recognition particle protein, producing the protein MFNTLSDRLTSVLQNLRGKGRLTEADIDATAREIRVALLEADVALPVVRTFIAKVKERAKGAEVSQALNPAQQVVKIVNEELVGILGGETRRLNLAKTPPTVIMLAGLQGAGKTTLAGKLAKWLKGQGHTPMLVACDLQRPNAVTQLQVVGQRAGVPVFAPEPGNGVGDPVDVARKGIEEAKRAQHDVVLVDTAGRLGVDEEMMRQAVDIRAAVQPDEVLFVVDAMIGQDAVNTATAFADGVGFTGVVLTKLDGDARGGAALSVREVTGQPILFASNGEKLEDFDVFHPDRMASRILGMGDMLTLIEQAEQAFDADQAEAAAVKMGSGQLTLEDFLEQMLALRKMGPIANLLGMLPGAGQMKDQLAGLDEKHLDRVQAIIRGMTPAERDDPKMINASRRLRIANGSGVRVSDVNDLVNRFFEARKMMSQMAGRFGLPGAGGKNNRKGKGKKGKKGKGRGPTPPKMRGGFPGMLPGGMPGGMPGMPPQGGANELPPGLGGLDQLPPGFDPSKLKFGK
- a CDS encoding AAA family ATPase, whose translation is MTAVAVRPRSLIVLAGLPGAGKSTLLAAADTGGAPAVVLDSDQVRTRLRALFPKAVPYRLYRPLVHFVHRARILWFAITATGLLLVHEPSTRPTTRAGLVAVGVLTNRPRHFLWLDASPEEALSGQVKRGRLIRSRSFTRHVRRAAGLRARFAAGVPPRGWQGLTLLTRRDHLRLSVTPA
- a CDS encoding [protein-PII] uridylyltransferase, translated to MGDGRMENAETAVVTADDLVRARDRLLAPGRRRLTGESLREALVDLHEFWLTAHAAQAGVGGPGGGVALVAVGGLGRRELVPYSDLDLLLVHNGHKGVDQIAEKLWYPLWNSGIGLDHSVRTVGEALRVAAGDLRTALGLLDIRHIAGDQVISQRLADSARQAWRTGVRTRLDEMSESAARRWARSGEIAHRVEPDLKHGRGGLRDVTLLDALSAAQLTDRPSAEVNEARKLLLDVRTELRRVAGKPRDVLRAQDGDEVATALGLQDRFMLARAMSSAARTIVYAVDVAMRTARAAVPKRGLGVFARSPLRRAPARRPLDEGVVLHGSEVALARDAMPSRDPALLLRVATAAARSKHPIAAGTLAKLADSAPELRQPWPREAREELLALLGSGTGLIDVVEALDRTGLWGRLFPEWGAVRDLPPRDAAHTWTVDRHLVQATAHAARLVTRVSRPDLLLLGTLVHDIGKGRQADHSVVGAAITTQIAERLGLWPQDVATLTALVRHHLLLPHTATRRDVEDEATVRRVVDTLGGDPVLLELLYALAEADAVATGPGVWSDWKASLIRDLVARCRTAMAGDPLPKPEPLDQRQQDLAQAVLSSGRPDVLIDPADHAATVTVVAPDRPGLLSRAAGVLALNSLEVHAATLRSHEGAAVDVFTVSPRFGSLPDVTLLREQLSRAVDGTLALGDKLAAKERDYGGPPADPPPPKALWFDDESSGAVVLELRAADRIGLLHRVADALEQSGVDIVWARVSTLGSTVVDSFAITVPDGMDAARRRKIEQAVLNAAG
- a CDS encoding P-II family nitrogen regulator; the protein is MKLVTAIIKPFTLDDVKASLEQLGVLGMTVSEVQGYGRQKGHTEVYRGAEYAVDFVPKLRIEVLVDDAAVEKTLDAVVEAARTGKIGDGKVWVTPVDTVIRVRTGERGSDAL
- a CDS encoding ammonium transporter produces the protein MDTGDTAWVLTSAALVLLMTPGLAFFYGGMVRSKSVLNMMMMSLGAIAVVGVLWVLVGYSMAFGGDVGAGLLGKPFEFFGLDGLLGKESLAGTIPTTVFVAFQAMFAIITVALISGAIADRARFGPWLLFAGLWSLLVYFPVAHWVFDFDGKDEAGNVVDPGGWIANDLLAIDFAGGTAVHINAGAAGLALALVLGKRVGWPKDRMKPHSLPLVVLGAGLLWFGWFGFNAGSALGANATAGVTLVNTLVATCAAMLGWLVVERVRDGNATTLGAASGIVAGLVAITPACSSVTPLGAIAIGAITGALCALAVSLKYRFGFDDSLDVVGVHLVGGLSGTILIGFFASSAAPAGIDGLFYGGGVDQLWRQAVGALAVLAYSFVLSLILGYLVKLTVGFRVDEESEVGGIDEAEHAETAYEFGSGLGTRGGSKPSVAAGATAVLEGSNKS